The Prochlorococcus marinus str. MIT 1214 sequence GGCTTTTTTTGTACATATAATTCCCATTATTTCACCTGAAGGAATTATTTTAGGAAGACATTTTAACCATTTTAAATTTTTAAAATTTTCTGGCCATGAACTATTTGATATTTCCCAACCCATCCTAATATTATTACCTTCTTCACCATACTCCCAATTATTTATAAGCCACCCACTTATCCAATCTGCTTGATGCCTTAAGATTATTTCATGACCGTATAAAGCTAAAAGTCTTAGTGCTCTTCCAACACTTCCACTTATGCTTGAGCCAGCACAATCATTTCTAAATAGCTTTTCAATTTCGAAAGAATATTCCGAACATGATAAAAAATAAGGTAAAGCTTTTCCTAAAGGTGCTCCATTTTTCTTGCATGCTAAAAGTGTTCCAGATGTACCCGCTACTGCACAAGAAACCAACTTTTCTTTTAGATCTTTTGGAATTTCTTGTATTAAGGTTTTGAGACTATTTGTCCAGTCTTCTGATATCTCAAGACCTTTAGAGTATCTGCTTGAGGATGTGAAGAGGAGTTTTTTTTTAGTATTAATGATTGCAATTCTTACGCCTGATGTACCAAGATCTATGCCAAGTACAAGAGAATTATTTAACATTTTTTTGATTAAAATCTTTTCATACAAGAAAACTTAGTTCTTTTGCTTTTTGAGATACGTCTTCCCATGGAAGAGCAATATCAGTTCTTCCAAAATGACCATAAGCAGCAATATCTCTATAAAAACGTCCTCCTCGTAGTCTAGGTAGTTCTTGCAGGTTAAAAGATTTAATAATTGCGCCTGGTCTTAAATCAAAGTGTTCTTGAACAATTTGGGTTAATTCAACGTCTGAGACTTTACCGGTGCCATAAGACTCAACAAGTATTGATACTGGTTTGGCTACGCCAATTGCATAACTTAGTTGAACTTCAACTTTTTTTGCAAGTTTTGCTTCAACCAAAGCTTTCGCCACAAATCTTGCTGCATAAGCTGCGGATCTATCAACTTTTGTAGGATCTTTGCCAGAAAAAGCCCCACCACCATGGCGAGCATATCCACCATATGTATCTACGATAATTTTTCGACCTGTGAGTCCTGCATCTCCTTGAGGTCCTCCAATGACAAATTTCCCTGTTGGATTAACTAGAAAACGTGTGGTTTCTAATGAAGGTTTTAAGGCTAGATCCTCTGTGGCTGGCTCAACAACTAGTCTCCATAGGTCTTTCGCAATTCTTTTTTGGATTTCCCCTTCATGAGTTATTCCGTCGATTTCTGATTTGTGCTGAGTAGAAATCAGTATCGTGTCTATGGAGCAGGGGACTCCGTTTTCGTATGAGACACTTACTTGAGTTTTTCCATCAGGCAAAAGATAATCAATTGATTTTTGATGCCTAACTAATGCTAATTGTCTGGCTAATCGATGCGCAAGACTAATAGGTAATGGCATTAGTTCTGGAGTCTCATCACAAGCAAATCCAAACATAATTCCTTGATCACCAGCACCAACTTGATCTAGTGGATCTGTTGAATGGTCCTCAGCTTCATTTACTCCTTGAGCAATATCTGAAGATTGTTGATCAAGTGCAACTAGTACTGCGCAACTATTAGCATCAAAGCCACCCGCACTTGCACTTTCATAGCCAATGCTTTTTATGACTTCTCTAACAAGCTTATTGAAATCAACCTCCGCTTTAGAAGTTATTTCTCCAGTTATTAGACATAAGCCAGTATTGACTACTGCTTCACACGCGACTCTACTTGTTGGATCTTCAGTTAAGAGAGCATCTAAAACAGCATCACTTATTTGATCGCAAATTTTATCAGGATGTCCTTCTGTTACCGATTCAGAGGTGAAAACGTATCTACTCATTGGAAATCTGAATTGAATACTACTTTAGGTGTTTATCTGAATATTTAATTCATTTAATTTTTTGATAATGAATTGTTTTTCAGTAAGACTTGGAGGATTTTTCCATCCACCAGTAAAGCCTATTATTATTGCTATATCAGCTTTTTTGGCCATTTTTAAATCAGTATCCGCATCTGAAATGAGTGCGCATTCTGAAGGATTTATCTTCATTCTTTTGCAAAGTTCTATAACTGCTTTTGGGTTAGGTTTTGACGGTTTATTCTCAGCACTCCATAGATAATCAAATAAACCTTCCAATTTATTGCTGTTAATAAATTCTTCTATTCCGGCTTGGGTATCATTTGTCATTAATGCAATACTTACTCCATTGTTTTTTAGAGCAAGTAATAGTTCCAATGCCCCTGAAATTAAAGTCCTTTTTTTTTGTATATTGTCTTGATGATTAGAAATGTAAATATCTACTTCTTCGAAGATTGTTTGACTTATTGAAAGTGATTTAGACCAATCCAAACCAAATAACGTGAATATTGTTGCTGTAGATATTATATTTTGCTCTTTCGAAGCTATAGCTAGACATGCGTTAGCCGAAAGAGTGTGATTTT is a genomic window containing:
- a CDS encoding HAD family hydrolase, with product MAELLIKNSSVGFIKAIIFDKDGTLSNSEEYLLELAKFRVDYAVAKFKKLNINNFKIFLLRKLLNSVYGIKNHTLSANACLAIASKEQNIISTATIFTLFGLDWSKSLSISQTIFEEVDIYISNHQDNIQKKRTLISGALELLLALKNNGVSIALMTNDTQAGIEEFINSNKLEGLFDYLWSAENKPSKPNPKAVIELCKRMKINPSECALISDADTDLKMAKKADIAIIIGFTGGWKNPPSLTEKQFIIKKLNELNIQINT
- the metK gene encoding methionine adenosyltransferase, whose product is MSRYVFTSESVTEGHPDKICDQISDAVLDALLTEDPTSRVACEAVVNTGLCLITGEITSKAEVDFNKLVREVIKSIGYESASAGGFDANSCAVLVALDQQSSDIAQGVNEAEDHSTDPLDQVGAGDQGIMFGFACDETPELMPLPISLAHRLARQLALVRHQKSIDYLLPDGKTQVSVSYENGVPCSIDTILISTQHKSEIDGITHEGEIQKRIAKDLWRLVVEPATEDLALKPSLETTRFLVNPTGKFVIGGPQGDAGLTGRKIIVDTYGGYARHGGGAFSGKDPTKVDRSAAYAARFVAKALVEAKLAKKVEVQLSYAIGVAKPVSILVESYGTGKVSDVELTQIVQEHFDLRPGAIIKSFNLQELPRLRGGRFYRDIAAYGHFGRTDIALPWEDVSQKAKELSFLV